The following proteins are encoded in a genomic region of Hippocampus zosterae strain Florida chromosome 2, ASM2543408v3, whole genome shotgun sequence:
- the mapk14a gene encoding mitogen-activated protein kinase 14A isoform X1 — MSQKERPKFYLQEVNKAIWEVPERYQNLSPVGSGAYGSVCSAYDVKSGLKLAVKKLSRPFQSIIHAKRTYRELRLLKHMKHENVIGLLDVFSPATSLKEFSDVYLVTHLMGADLNNIVKCQKLTDDHVQFLIYQILRGLKYIHSADIIHRDLKPSNLAVNEDCELKILDFGLARHTNDEMTGYVATRWYRAPEIMLNWMHYNMTVDIWSVGCIMAELLTGRTLFPGTDHIDQLKLIMLLVGTPGPELLMKISSESARNYISSLAYMPKRNFADVFIGANPQAVDLLEKMLVLDTDKRITAAQALAHPYFTQYHDPDDEPEAEPYDQSFESRELEIEEWKRLTYEEVCSFEPPIFDEDDME; from the exons ATGTCGCAGAAAGAGAGACCCAAGTTTTACCTGCAGGAAGTCAACAAAGCCATATGGGAAGTCCCGGAGCGCTATCAGAACTTGTCTCCGGTCGGCTCCGGCGCGTACGGATCCGTTTG TTCTGCTTACGATGTGAAGAGCGGCCTAAAATTAGCGGTCAAGAAGCTCTCCAGACCCTTTCAGTCCATCATCCACGCCAAGCGCACCTACAGGGAGCTCCGCTTGTTGAAGCACATGAAGCATGAAAAC GTGATTGGCCTCCTGGACGTTTTCAGCCCTGCCACTTCTCTGAAGGAGTTCTCAGATGT GTACCTGGTAACTCATTTAATGGGCGCGGACCTGAACAACATTGTGAAATGTCAAAAGCTGACAGACGACCACGTGCAGTTCCTCATATATCAGATCCTCAGAGGCCTGAAG TACATCCACTCGGCGGACATCATTCACAGA GATCTGAAACCCAGCAACCTGGCCGTCAATGAGGATTGTGAGCTGAAG ATTTTGGACTTTGGCTTGGCGCGGCACACCAACGACGAGATGACCGGCTACGTAGCCACGCGCTGGTACCGCGCCCCCGAGATCATGTTGAACTGGATGCATTACAACATGACCG TGGATATTTGGTCGGTGGGCTGCATCATGGCGGAACTTCTCACCGGAAGAACGTTGTTCCCGGGAACGGACC ATATTGATCAGTTGAAGCTAATCATGCTGCTGGTGGGAACGCCGGGGCCTGAGCTCTTGATGAAAATTTCTTCAGAGTCC GCCAGAAACTACATCAGCTCCTTGGCGTACATGCCCAAGAGGAATTTTGCTGACGTATTTATCGGCGCCAATCCGCAAG CCGTCGACCTGCTGGAGAAAATGCTGGTTCTGGACACCGATAAACGCATCACGGCGGCCCAGGCGCTGGCCCACCCGTACTTCACTCAGTATCACGACCCCGACGACGAGCCCGAGGCCGAACCGTACGACCAGAGCTTTGAGAGCCGCGAGCTGGAGATCGAGGAGTGGAAAC GGTTGACCTACGAGGAGGTGTGCAGTTTCGAGCCCCCCATCTTTGACGAGGATGACATGGAGTAA
- the mapk14a gene encoding mitogen-activated protein kinase 14A isoform X2: protein MSQKERPKFYLQEVNKAIWEVPERYQNLSPVGSGAYGSVCSAYDVKSGLKLAVKKLSRPFQSIIHAKRTYRELRLLKHMKHENVIGLLDVFSPATSLKEFSDVYLVTHLMGADLNNIVKCQKLTDDHVQFLIYQILRGLKYIHSADIIHRDLKPSNLAVNEDCELKILDFGLARHTNDEMTGYVATRWYRAPEIMLNWMHYNMTVDIWSVGCIMAELLTGRTLFPGTDHINQLQQIMRLTGTPPASLINRMPSHEARNYISSLAYMPKRNFADVFIGANPQAVDLLEKMLVLDTDKRITAAQALAHPYFTQYHDPDDEPEAEPYDQSFESRELEIEEWKRLTYEEVCSFEPPIFDEDDME from the exons ATGTCGCAGAAAGAGAGACCCAAGTTTTACCTGCAGGAAGTCAACAAAGCCATATGGGAAGTCCCGGAGCGCTATCAGAACTTGTCTCCGGTCGGCTCCGGCGCGTACGGATCCGTTTG TTCTGCTTACGATGTGAAGAGCGGCCTAAAATTAGCGGTCAAGAAGCTCTCCAGACCCTTTCAGTCCATCATCCACGCCAAGCGCACCTACAGGGAGCTCCGCTTGTTGAAGCACATGAAGCATGAAAAC GTGATTGGCCTCCTGGACGTTTTCAGCCCTGCCACTTCTCTGAAGGAGTTCTCAGATGT GTACCTGGTAACTCATTTAATGGGCGCGGACCTGAACAACATTGTGAAATGTCAAAAGCTGACAGACGACCACGTGCAGTTCCTCATATATCAGATCCTCAGAGGCCTGAAG TACATCCACTCGGCGGACATCATTCACAGA GATCTGAAACCCAGCAACCTGGCCGTCAATGAGGATTGTGAGCTGAAG ATTTTGGACTTTGGCTTGGCGCGGCACACCAACGACGAGATGACCGGCTACGTAGCCACGCGCTGGTACCGCGCCCCCGAGATCATGTTGAACTGGATGCATTACAACATGACCG TGGATATTTGGTCGGTGGGCTGCATCATGGCGGAACTTCTCACCGGAAGAACGTTGTTCCCGGGAACGGACC ACATAAACCAACTTCAGCAGATAATGCGGTTGACGGGAACGCCACCGGCGTCGCTAATAAACAGGATGCCCAGCCACGAG GCCAGAAACTACATCAGCTCCTTGGCGTACATGCCCAAGAGGAATTTTGCTGACGTATTTATCGGCGCCAATCCGCAAG CCGTCGACCTGCTGGAGAAAATGCTGGTTCTGGACACCGATAAACGCATCACGGCGGCCCAGGCGCTGGCCCACCCGTACTTCACTCAGTATCACGACCCCGACGACGAGCCCGAGGCCGAACCGTACGACCAGAGCTTTGAGAGCCGCGAGCTGGAGATCGAGGAGTGGAAAC GGTTGACCTACGAGGAGGTGTGCAGTTTCGAGCCCCCCATCTTTGACGAGGATGACATGGAGTAA